In a genomic window of Saccharothrix sp. HUAS TT1:
- a CDS encoding BTAD domain-containing putative transcriptional regulator, giving the protein MLEIRVLGPLEVVGPGGPVPIGRPMRRALLGLLALRARQVLSQEALIDGLWDVRPPPSALRGLHSHVAHLRRALDARGLGGLVGTRPPGYVLTVPPDQLDVDRFTRLIKADRAESPEAAARRLRAALDLWRGDVLVDCALGEWARAEANRLHELRLQVVEELCAADLALGGHRSVGAELEALVVRHPLRERLWELLVLALHRDGRRADALAAYRRARAVLAAELGVRPGPALRRLEALVLADDETAGLPITAAGGWIGGTAPRSGTPVTGPGGGQSVTGQGGGWQDGGGQGGGLPVAGQDGGGQGSGQGGGGQWVSGVPAPVTGLVGRDVDVAGLVGLLAERRLTTLTGVGGSGKTRLAIAVAEVVARDSAVAFVDLTATAEPHLLPAAVCEAVGVRENPTPAALVRALRSRRLLLVLDNCEHLAEACAALLATLLPSCPGLRVLATSIGQLGAAGETVWPVRPLPTPGPDARTLAELRRYDAVRLFLARAALPAVRDLTDADAPALAAVCAGLDGLPLALELAAARTAVLTVAEIAERLREPGTLRGPAHGRPHHRALDAALAWSYEALRPASRQRFRQLAVFAGGWALDAAAHVWSESEAAAVDVLAELEAKSLVVADRRGGRTRYRLLETLRHHAAGRLAAEPDEDRAARDRHAAHYLDRARETDRRLRGPDAAHWLDRLAADHENVRAALARHAARRDPDELTMAVALARYCRLRGRYAEGRRWLLDALERQTGATAAERAPAVLAVAFLSYFEGSYAEAARHANAALSSYREDGDTPAAARCLRLLGSIACERGEHVRAGAWYAEALLAYQDTDDDPGQADVLQMTGFNSWLAGALDTAQPLLERALRRYGALDDPENSASVRVHLAFVALHRGQDERARGLAEQALTVFTGLDFPEGAAWALNLLGLVELRAGRAAAALSDLHRSLEAHWQVGDRWRQAGVLDAMAAAHLALGDPTRAAELTGLATALRDDLGVPAPAVDVPSLDQVRAAGVELLGERHWHAAVARGAVLAVPDVVGVT; this is encoded by the coding sequence ATGCTGGAGATCAGGGTGCTCGGCCCGCTGGAGGTCGTCGGTCCGGGCGGTCCGGTCCCGATCGGCCGGCCGATGCGGCGCGCGCTGCTCGGGCTCTTGGCGCTGCGCGCCCGGCAGGTGCTGTCCCAGGAGGCGCTGATCGACGGGCTGTGGGACGTGCGGCCGCCGCCGTCGGCGCTGCGCGGCCTGCACTCCCACGTCGCGCACCTGCGGCGGGCGCTCGACGCGCGCGGCCTGGGCGGGCTGGTCGGCACCAGGCCGCCCGGCTACGTGCTGACCGTGCCGCCCGACCAGCTGGACGTGGACCGGTTCACCCGCCTGATCAAGGCCGACCGCGCCGAGTCGCCGGAGGCCGCGGCCCGGCGGCTGCGGGCCGCGCTGGACCTGTGGCGCGGTGACGTGCTGGTCGACTGCGCGCTGGGCGAGTGGGCGCGGGCCGAGGCGAACCGGTTGCACGAGCTGCGGTTGCAGGTGGTCGAGGAGCTGTGCGCGGCCGATCTCGCGCTGGGCGGGCACCGGTCGGTCGGGGCGGAGCTGGAGGCGCTGGTCGTGCGGCACCCGCTGCGGGAGCGGTTGTGGGAGCTGCTGGTGCTCGCCCTGCACCGGGACGGTCGGCGGGCCGACGCGCTGGCGGCGTACCGGCGGGCGCGCGCGGTGCTGGCGGCGGAGCTGGGCGTGCGGCCGGGTCCCGCGCTGCGGCGGTTGGAGGCGCTGGTCCTGGCCGACGACGAGACCGCGGGGTTGCCGATCACGGCGGCGGGTGGGTGGATCGGCGGAACGGCGCCGAGGTCCGGAACGCCGGTGACCGGGCCGGGCGGCGGGCAGTCGGTGACCGGGCAAGGCGGCGGTTGGCAAGACGGCGGCGGGCAGGGCGGCGGCCTACCGGTGGCCGGACAGGACGGTGGCGGGCAAGGCAGCGGACAGGGCGGTGGCGGGCAGTGGGTGTCCGGTGTTCCGGCGCCGGTGACCGGGCTGGTCGGTCGCGACGTCGACGTCGCCGGGCTGGTCGGCCTGCTCGCCGAGCGGCGGCTGACCACCCTCACCGGCGTCGGCGGCAGCGGGAAGACCCGGCTGGCCATCGCGGTGGCCGAGGTCGTCGCCCGGGACTCGGCGGTCGCGTTCGTCGACCTCACCGCGACCGCCGAGCCGCACCTGCTGCCCGCTGCCGTGTGCGAGGCGGTCGGCGTGCGAGAGAACCCGACACCCGCCGCGCTCGTGCGCGCGTTGCGGTCCCGGCGGCTGCTGCTGGTGCTGGACAACTGCGAGCACCTGGCCGAGGCGTGCGCCGCGCTGCTCGCCACCCTGCTGCCGTCCTGCCCCGGACTGCGCGTGCTCGCCACCAGCATCGGCCAGCTCGGCGCGGCCGGTGAGACGGTGTGGCCGGTGCGCCCGCTGCCGACACCCGGCCCGGACGCCCGCACGCTGGCCGAGCTGCGCCGCTACGACGCCGTCCGGCTGTTCCTGGCCCGCGCCGCCCTGCCCGCGGTCCGCGACCTGACCGACGCGGACGCGCCGGCGCTGGCCGCGGTCTGCGCCGGGCTCGACGGCCTGCCGCTGGCCCTGGAACTGGCCGCCGCCCGCACCGCGGTCCTCACCGTCGCCGAGATCGCCGAACGCCTGCGGGAACCCGGCACGCTGCGCGGCCCGGCGCACGGCAGGCCGCACCACCGCGCGCTGGACGCCGCCCTGGCCTGGAGCTACGAGGCCCTGCGCCCGGCCTCCCGGCAGCGGTTCCGGCAGCTCGCGGTGTTCGCCGGCGGCTGGGCGCTGGACGCGGCGGCGCACGTGTGGTCCGAGTCCGAGGCCGCCGCCGTCGACGTGCTCGCCGAACTGGAGGCCAAGTCGCTCGTCGTCGCGGACCGCCGCGGCGGGCGCACCCGGTACCGGCTGCTGGAGACGCTGCGCCACCACGCCGCCGGGCGGCTGGCCGCCGAACCGGACGAGGACCGCGCGGCCAGGGACCGGCACGCCGCCCACTACCTGGACCGGGCCCGGGAGACCGACCGCCGGCTGCGCGGGCCGGACGCGGCGCACTGGCTGGACCGGCTCGCCGCCGACCACGAGAACGTCCGGGCCGCCCTGGCCCGGCACGCCGCTCGGCGCGACCCGGACGAGCTGACCATGGCGGTCGCGCTGGCCCGCTACTGCCGACTGCGCGGGCGGTACGCCGAAGGGCGCCGCTGGCTGCTGGACGCCCTGGAGCGGCAGACCGGGGCGACCGCGGCCGAACGCGCGCCGGCCGTGCTCGCCGTCGCGTTCCTCAGCTACTTCGAGGGCTCCTACGCCGAGGCCGCGCGGCACGCGAACGCGGCGCTGTCGAGCTACCGCGAGGACGGCGACACCCCGGCGGCGGCGCGCTGCCTGCGGCTGCTCGGGTCGATCGCCTGCGAACGCGGCGAGCACGTGCGCGCGGGCGCGTGGTACGCCGAGGCGCTGCTCGCCTACCAGGACACCGACGACGACCCCGGCCAGGCCGACGTCCTGCAGATGACCGGGTTCAACTCCTGGCTCGCCGGCGCCCTGGACACCGCGCAGCCGCTGCTGGAACGCGCCCTGCGCCGCTACGGCGCGCTGGACGACCCGGAGAACTCCGCGTCGGTCCGGGTGCACCTGGCCTTCGTCGCGCTGCACCGGGGCCAGGACGAGCGGGCGCGCGGGCTCGCCGAGCAGGCGCTGACCGTGTTCACCGGGCTGGACTTCCCCGAGGGCGCCGCCTGGGCGCTGAACCTGCTCGGCCTGGTCGAGCTGCGCGCCGGGCGGGCCGCCGCCGCGCTGTCCGACCTGCACCGGAGCCTGGAAGCGCACTGGCAGGTCGGCGACCGCTGGCGGCAGGCCGGTGTGCTGGACGCGATGGCGGCGGCGCACCTGGCGCTCGGCGACCCGACCCGCGCCGCCGAGCTGACCGGTCTCGCCACCGCCCTGCGCGACGACCTGGGCGTGCCCGCGCCGGCCGTCGACGTGCCGTCGCTCGACCAGGTGCGCGCGGCCGGGGTGGAGCTGCTGGGCGAGCGGCACTGGCACGCGGCGGTCGCACGCGGCGCGGTGCTGGCCGTCCCGGACGTGGTGGGCGTGACGTGA
- a CDS encoding calcium-binding protein, with amino-acid sequence MRVLGIAASLLILPLAPAAPVAAGSVGVFGATLRFTGHDGVANRVSLLPGGAGHVDVDDKAGPIDLLGGCVPSPASGYPNKVTCDLTGVTAVVLDGRDGDDGLLVRDPMSVHLLGGAGNDVLNGSDGDDVLDGGSGDDVLDGGADDDVVAYAERVNGVLADLDGAVGDDGSPGERDTVQRSVEHLVGGAGDDVLIGSGPANKLVGGPGDDRLSGSAGADRLVGGAGFDLLDGGAEVDGCDVGEGGGTAVGCESVT; translated from the coding sequence GTGCGCGTGTTGGGCATCGCCGCGTCGTTGTTGATCCTCCCGCTGGCACCGGCCGCGCCCGTCGCGGCCGGGTCGGTGGGGGTGTTCGGCGCGACGCTGCGCTTCACCGGTCACGACGGGGTCGCCAACCGGGTGAGCCTGCTGCCCGGCGGGGCCGGCCACGTGGACGTCGACGACAAGGCCGGCCCGATCGACCTGCTGGGCGGGTGCGTCCCCTCCCCCGCCTCGGGCTACCCGAACAAGGTGACCTGCGACCTGACCGGCGTCACGGCGGTCGTGCTGGACGGCCGCGACGGTGACGACGGGCTGCTGGTCCGCGACCCGATGTCGGTCCACCTGCTGGGCGGCGCGGGGAACGACGTGCTCAACGGGTCGGACGGGGACGACGTCCTCGACGGCGGGTCCGGGGACGACGTGCTGGACGGCGGCGCCGACGACGACGTGGTCGCCTACGCCGAGCGGGTCAACGGGGTGCTGGCGGACCTCGACGGCGCGGTGGGCGACGACGGCTCGCCGGGCGAGCGGGACACCGTCCAGCGGTCGGTGGAGCACCTGGTGGGTGGCGCGGGCGACGACGTGCTCATCGGGTCCGGGCCGGCGAACAAGCTCGTCGGCGGCCCCGGTGACGACCGGTTGTCCGGCTCGGCGGGCGCGGACCGGCTCGTCGGCGGCGCGGGGTTCGACCTGCTCGACGGCGGCGCCGAGGTCGACGGCTGCGACGTCGGCGAGGGCGGTGGGACGGCGGTGGGCTGCGAATCCGTCACCTGA
- a CDS encoding S8 family peptidase, which yields MKRKTVAVNGVLGVAALTAGLLVGAPPAGAAEGDIKLAAAGTAVPGHYLVVLEDEAGAQAADLTAKHGGTVTATWRHALRGFAVSASEREAKRLAADPAVRSVSQDGLVQAVATQPNPPSWGLDRIDQRDLPLNASYNYDTTASNVRAYILDTGIRTTHSTFGGRASWGYDAVDGTNTDCNGHGTHVAGTVGGSQYGVAKGVRLVAVRVLNCAGSGTFAQVVSGVDWVTANAVKPAVANMSLGAPASAATAPLEAAVRNSIASGVTYALASGNSNSDACGFSPALVREAITVNASTSSDARASFSNFGTCSDIFAPGQDITSSWHTGDAATNTISGTSMAAPHVAGAAALHLATHTGDTPATVQAALVNASTPNKITNPGAGSPNRLLHTGTTTGGPSTVTAIRYLGGRGDHLTSVTGAPSGYVVETSLGRLLTAQAPGTHPLYRCVIGWDNFTSYDVNCEGQTRVGLLGYAHDGQVAGSHPIYRCLVRGSGDHMESYDANCEGQITEGNLGYFLD from the coding sequence ATGAAGCGGAAAACCGTTGCGGTGAACGGGGTGTTGGGCGTCGCGGCGCTCACCGCCGGGCTGCTGGTGGGTGCGCCACCGGCGGGCGCGGCGGAGGGCGACATCAAGCTCGCCGCCGCCGGCACGGCCGTGCCGGGGCACTACCTGGTGGTGCTGGAGGACGAGGCCGGCGCCCAGGCGGCCGACCTGACCGCCAAGCACGGCGGCACGGTCACGGCCACCTGGCGGCACGCGTTGCGCGGCTTCGCCGTCAGCGCCAGTGAGCGGGAGGCGAAGAGGCTGGCCGCGGACCCGGCGGTCCGGTCGGTCAGCCAGGACGGCCTGGTCCAGGCGGTCGCCACCCAGCCGAACCCGCCGTCGTGGGGCCTGGACCGCATCGACCAGCGCGACCTGCCGCTGAACGCGTCCTACAACTACGACACGACCGCGTCCAACGTCCGCGCGTACATCCTCGACACCGGCATCCGGACCACCCACTCGACGTTCGGCGGCCGGGCGTCGTGGGGCTACGACGCGGTGGACGGCACCAACACCGACTGCAACGGCCACGGCACGCACGTGGCGGGCACCGTCGGCGGCAGCCAGTACGGCGTCGCCAAGGGCGTGCGGCTGGTCGCGGTCCGCGTGCTCAACTGCGCGGGTTCCGGCACGTTCGCCCAGGTGGTCAGCGGTGTCGACTGGGTGACCGCGAACGCCGTCAAGCCCGCGGTGGCGAACATGAGCCTCGGCGCGCCCGCCTCGGCGGCCACCGCGCCCCTGGAGGCGGCGGTGCGCAACTCCATCGCCTCCGGCGTCACGTACGCCCTGGCGTCCGGCAACTCCAACAGCGACGCGTGCGGCTTCAGCCCGGCGCTGGTGCGCGAGGCGATCACCGTCAACGCCTCGACCAGCTCCGACGCGCGCGCGTCGTTCTCCAACTTCGGCACGTGCTCGGACATCTTCGCGCCCGGCCAGGACATCACCTCGTCGTGGCACACCGGCGACGCCGCCACCAACACCATCAGCGGCACGTCGATGGCCGCACCGCACGTCGCGGGCGCCGCGGCGCTGCACCTGGCCACGCACACCGGTGACACCCCGGCGACCGTGCAGGCCGCGCTGGTCAACGCCTCCACGCCGAACAAGATCACCAACCCGGGCGCGGGCTCGCCGAACCGCCTGCTGCACACCGGCACGACCACCGGCGGCCCGTCGACCGTCACGGCGATCCGCTACCTCGGCGGTCGCGGCGACCACCTCACGTCCGTCACCGGCGCGCCGTCGGGCTACGTGGTCGAGACCTCCCTGGGCCGGCTGCTGACCGCCCAGGCGCCGGGCACGCACCCGCTGTACCGCTGCGTGATCGGCTGGGACAACTTCACCTCGTACGACGTCAACTGCGAGGGCCAGACCCGCGTCGGCCTGCTCGGCTACGCGCACGACGGCCAGGTCGCCGGCAGCCACCCGATCTACCGCTGCCTGGTGCGCGGCAGCGGTGACCACATGGAGTCCTACGACGCGAACTGCGAGGGCCAGATCACCGAGGGCAACCTGGGCTACTTCCTCGACTAG
- a CDS encoding ABC transporter ATP-binding protein — translation MGGGMPGMGMPMGKAENFGPSARRLARRMRTERTALLLVVALGVISVAFSVAGPKILGHATDIIFEGVLGRARGVPGAGVDFAALGAVLLWVMALYLASSVFGYFQGRVLNNVVQRFVFRLRADVEEKIHRLPLRYFDGRPRGELLSRVTNDIDNVATTLQQTLSQLLVSLLTVVGVLVMMVTISPLLTLIALLLIPISVVATGRIRKRSQALFVAQWKHTGALNAHIEEAFTGHQLVKVFGRRRESEQEFERRNDELLGSAMGAQFVSGLIMPMMMFLSNVSYVAVAVVGGLRITSGAMTLGEVQAFIQYSRQFTQPLTQVASMANLMQSGVASAERVFELLDAEEQEPDPAEASLPAERRGRVEFEHVGFSYRPEQPLIEDLSLVAEPGQTVAIVGPTGAGKTTLVNLIMRFYELDSGRITLDGVDITALKREDLRSQTGMVLQDTWLFGGTIRDNIAYGNSSATDEEIIAAARATYVDRFVRTLPDGYDTVIDEEATNVSAGEKQLLTIARAFLANPSLLILDEATSSVDTRTESLVQHAMAALRSSRTSFVIAHRLSTIRDADVILVMESGRIVEQGSHDELMAAEGSYHRLYAAQFAAAV, via the coding sequence ATGGGCGGCGGCATGCCCGGCATGGGCATGCCGATGGGCAAGGCGGAGAACTTCGGCCCGTCCGCGCGCCGGCTCGCCCGGCGGATGCGGACCGAGCGGACCGCGCTGCTGCTCGTGGTGGCGCTGGGCGTCATCAGCGTGGCGTTCTCGGTGGCCGGGCCGAAGATCCTCGGTCACGCCACCGACATCATCTTCGAGGGCGTGCTCGGCCGGGCGCGCGGCGTGCCGGGCGCGGGCGTCGACTTCGCCGCGCTGGGCGCCGTCCTGCTGTGGGTGATGGCGCTGTACCTGGCGTCGTCGGTGTTCGGCTACTTCCAGGGCCGGGTGCTGAACAACGTGGTGCAGCGCTTCGTGTTCCGGCTGCGCGCCGACGTGGAGGAGAAGATCCACCGGCTGCCGCTGCGCTACTTCGACGGCCGGCCGCGCGGCGAGCTGCTGTCCCGGGTCACCAACGACATCGACAACGTGGCCACGACGCTGCAGCAGACGCTGAGCCAGCTGCTGGTGTCGCTGCTGACCGTGGTCGGCGTGCTGGTGATGATGGTGACGATCTCGCCGCTGCTGACGCTGATCGCGCTGCTGCTGATCCCGATCTCGGTGGTGGCGACCGGGCGGATCCGCAAGCGGTCGCAGGCGTTGTTCGTGGCGCAGTGGAAGCACACCGGCGCGTTGAACGCGCACATCGAGGAGGCGTTCACCGGCCACCAGCTGGTGAAGGTCTTCGGCCGCAGGCGGGAGTCGGAGCAGGAGTTCGAGCGCCGCAACGACGAACTGCTCGGCTCGGCGATGGGCGCGCAGTTCGTGTCCGGCCTGATCATGCCGATGATGATGTTCCTGTCCAACGTCAGCTACGTCGCGGTCGCGGTGGTCGGCGGTCTGCGCATCACGTCCGGCGCGATGACGCTGGGCGAGGTGCAGGCGTTCATCCAGTACTCGCGCCAGTTCACCCAGCCGCTGACCCAGGTGGCGTCGATGGCGAACCTGATGCAGTCCGGTGTCGCGTCGGCCGAGCGGGTGTTCGAACTGCTCGACGCCGAGGAGCAGGAGCCGGACCCGGCGGAGGCGTCGCTGCCCGCCGAGCGCCGCGGCCGGGTGGAGTTCGAGCACGTCGGCTTCTCCTACCGGCCGGAGCAGCCGCTGATCGAGGACCTGTCGCTGGTGGCCGAGCCCGGCCAGACGGTGGCGATCGTCGGTCCGACCGGCGCGGGCAAGACCACGCTGGTCAACCTGATCATGCGGTTCTACGAGCTGGACTCGGGGCGCATCACGCTGGACGGCGTGGACATCACCGCGCTGAAGCGGGAGGACCTGCGCTCGCAGACCGGCATGGTGCTCCAGGACACGTGGCTGTTCGGCGGGACGATCCGGGACAACATCGCCTACGGCAACTCGTCGGCCACCGACGAGGAGATCATCGCCGCGGCGAGGGCCACCTACGTGGACCGGTTCGTGCGCACGCTGCCGGACGGGTACGACACGGTCATCGACGAGGAGGCGACGAACGTCAGCGCGGGCGAGAAGCAGCTGCTGACCATCGCGCGGGCGTTCCTGGCCAACCCGTCGCTGCTGATCCTGGACGAGGCGACCAGCTCGGTCGACACCCGCACGGAGTCGTTGGTGCAGCACGCCATGGCGGCCCTGCGGTCGTCGCGGACGAGCTTCGTCATCGCCCACCGGCTGTCGACCATCCGCGACGCCGACGTGATCCTGGTGATGGAGTCCGGGCGGATCGTGGAGCAGGGCAGCCACGACGAGCTGATGGCCGCCGAGGGCTCGTACCACCGCCTCTACGCGGCCCAGTTCGCCGCCGCGGTCTGA
- a CDS encoding ABC transporter ATP-binding protein, with translation MLSRLLRNHLRPYRRELTVVLVLQLIGTIASLYLPSLNADIIDFGIAAGDTGYILSTGGWMVAVSIVQILSSVGAVYYSARVAMSFGRDVRAAVFRRVGEFSAREVATLGPSSLITRTTNDVQQVQLLVVMSCTMLVTAPIMCVAGIIMALREDVGLSWLLVVCVPALAIAVGLIVVRMVPQFRLMQERVDEVNRVLREQLSGIRVVRAFVRERAETRRFADVNSALTDTALRVGRLQAMIFPVVMLLLNGSSVAVLWFGAYRVDSGEMQIGALTAFLSYLMQILMAVMFATFISMMIPRAAVSAERINEVLDTESSVVPPTTPLPELPRHASVEFRGAEFRYPGADEPVLRDITFRAEAGQRTAIIGSTGTGKTTLLNLVPRLIDVTGGGVLVNGADVREVDVDALCSRIGLVPQRPYLFTGTIASNLRYGNPDATDEELWEALEVAQARDFVAEMPEGLEATIAQGGTNVSGGQRQRLSIARALVRKPDIYLFDDAFSALDLSTDARLRAALRPHTRHAVVVIVAQRVSTILDADRIVVLDGGGVVGIGTHHELLDTCPTYVEIVQSQLTSEQAA, from the coding sequence TTGCTGAGCCGCCTGCTGCGCAACCACCTGCGGCCGTACAGACGCGAGTTGACGGTTGTGCTCGTCTTACAGCTGATCGGCACCATCGCCTCGCTGTACCTGCCGAGCCTCAACGCCGACATCATCGACTTCGGCATCGCCGCCGGTGACACCGGCTACATCCTGTCCACCGGCGGCTGGATGGTCGCCGTCTCGATCGTCCAGATCCTCTCGTCCGTCGGCGCGGTCTACTACAGCGCCCGCGTCGCGATGAGCTTCGGCCGCGACGTCCGCGCCGCCGTCTTCCGCCGCGTCGGCGAGTTCTCCGCGCGCGAGGTCGCCACGCTCGGCCCGTCGTCGCTGATCACCCGCACCACCAACGACGTGCAGCAGGTCCAGCTGCTCGTGGTGATGTCCTGCACGATGCTGGTCACCGCGCCGATCATGTGCGTGGCGGGCATCATCATGGCGCTGCGCGAGGACGTCGGCCTGTCCTGGCTGCTCGTCGTGTGCGTGCCCGCGCTGGCGATCGCCGTCGGCCTGATCGTCGTCCGGATGGTGCCGCAGTTCCGGTTGATGCAGGAGCGCGTCGACGAGGTCAACCGCGTGCTGCGCGAGCAGCTGTCCGGCATCCGGGTGGTCCGGGCTTTCGTCCGGGAGCGCGCCGAGACCCGGCGCTTCGCCGACGTCAACAGCGCCCTCACCGACACCGCGCTGCGCGTCGGGCGGCTCCAGGCGATGATCTTCCCGGTGGTGATGCTGCTGCTCAACGGCTCCAGCGTCGCCGTGCTGTGGTTCGGCGCGTACCGGGTCGACTCCGGCGAGATGCAGATCGGCGCGCTGACGGCGTTCCTGAGCTACCTGATGCAGATCCTGATGGCGGTGATGTTCGCGACGTTCATCTCCATGATGATCCCGCGGGCCGCGGTGAGCGCCGAGCGGATCAACGAGGTGCTGGACACCGAATCCTCGGTCGTGCCGCCGACCACCCCGCTGCCCGAACTGCCCCGGCACGCCTCGGTCGAGTTCCGCGGCGCGGAGTTCCGCTACCCCGGCGCGGACGAGCCGGTGCTGCGCGACATCACCTTCCGGGCCGAGGCCGGGCAGCGCACCGCGATCATCGGCAGCACCGGCACCGGCAAGACGACCCTGCTCAACCTGGTGCCGCGGCTGATCGACGTGACCGGGGGCGGTGTGCTGGTCAACGGCGCGGACGTGCGCGAGGTCGACGTCGACGCCCTGTGCTCGCGGATCGGCCTGGTGCCGCAGCGGCCGTACCTGTTCACCGGCACGATCGCGTCCAACCTGCGCTACGGCAACCCCGATGCCACCGACGAGGAGCTGTGGGAGGCGCTGGAGGTCGCGCAGGCGCGCGACTTCGTCGCCGAGATGCCCGAGGGGCTGGAGGCGACGATCGCCCAGGGCGGCACGAACGTGTCCGGCGGCCAGCGGCAGCGGCTGTCCATCGCCCGCGCGCTGGTCCGCAAGCCGGACATCTACCTGTTCGACGACGCGTTCTCGGCGCTCGACCTGTCCACCGACGCACGGCTGCGCGCCGCGCTGCGACCGCACACGCGGCACGCGGTCGTGGTCATCGTCGCCCAGCGCGTCTCCACGATCCTGGACGCCGACCGGATCGTGGTGCTCGACGGCGGCGGCGTCGTCGGCATCGGCACCCACCACGAACTGCTCGACACCTGCCCCACCTACGTCGAGATCGTCCAGTCGCAGCTGACCTCGGAGCAGGCCGCATGA
- a CDS encoding TetR/AcrR family transcriptional regulator, with the protein MSGTKSRRRGAQLEQAILDAAWDELRAVGYARLTVEAVATRAGTSKPVIYRRWGGRAELVLAAWMRHVPVEHDVPDTGTLSGDLRDLFGRIARRADSMMNEVVAGVMGEAFRHPEVTALLGERLADPSPLTEAVEAIVVNAVARAELPPVDLPHRVKRLPLDLVRSESMMANCGAALTEEAVASLVDEVYVPLLHGLAAARAEEISGG; encoded by the coding sequence GTGTCAGGGACGAAGTCGCGCCGTCGTGGGGCGCAGCTGGAGCAGGCCATCCTGGACGCGGCCTGGGACGAGCTGCGCGCGGTCGGCTACGCCCGGCTCACCGTGGAGGCGGTGGCCACCCGGGCGGGGACGAGCAAACCCGTCATCTACCGCCGCTGGGGCGGGCGGGCCGAGCTGGTGCTGGCGGCGTGGATGCGCCACGTGCCGGTGGAGCACGACGTGCCCGACACCGGCACGCTCAGCGGTGACCTGCGCGACCTGTTCGGCCGCATCGCGCGCCGGGCCGACTCGATGATGAACGAGGTGGTGGCGGGCGTGATGGGGGAGGCGTTCCGCCACCCCGAGGTCACCGCGCTGCTCGGCGAGCGACTGGCCGACCCGTCACCGCTGACCGAGGCGGTGGAGGCGATCGTCGTCAACGCCGTGGCGCGCGCCGAACTGCCGCCGGTCGACCTGCCGCACCGGGTGAAGCGGCTGCCGCTCGACCTGGTCCGCTCCGAGTCGATGATGGCCAACTGCGGCGCCGCGCTGACCGAGGAGGCGGTGGCGTCGCTGGTGGACGAGGTCTACGTGCCCCTGCTGCACGGCCTCGCGGCGGCGCGGGCGGAGGAGATCAGCGGGGGGTGA
- a CDS encoding virginiamycin B lyase — protein MSLPIETFDLADRDSGPYGVTAGPDGALWFAMVRAGAIGRLEPGGESTSHRLEPGSGPTVIVTGPDGALWFTEHLAHRIGRLTTDGALAEFTPPTPECGPYGIAVGHDGALWFTEVNADRIGRITTGGEITEFALPVSGSYPSAITAGPDGGMWFALNQANAIGRIDASGEVAVHPLPTPGAGPVGVCAGADAVWFVEINAGQVGRITPDGTVTEFPLADREARPHAIVADGRGNHWFTEWAGNRVGVITSDLEVRSHALPDAHSEPHGIAVGPDGALWVALESGALARVTPR, from the coding sequence GTGTCACTTCCCATCGAGACCTTCGACCTCGCCGACCGCGACAGCGGCCCGTACGGCGTCACCGCCGGGCCCGACGGGGCGCTCTGGTTCGCGATGGTCCGGGCCGGCGCGATCGGCCGGTTGGAGCCCGGCGGGGAGTCCACCAGCCACCGGCTGGAGCCGGGCAGCGGACCGACGGTCATCGTCACCGGCCCGGACGGCGCGCTGTGGTTCACCGAGCACCTGGCGCACCGCATCGGCCGGCTGACGACGGACGGCGCGCTGGCGGAGTTCACGCCGCCCACGCCGGAGTGCGGGCCGTACGGGATCGCGGTCGGGCACGACGGCGCGCTCTGGTTCACCGAGGTCAACGCCGACCGCATCGGCCGGATCACCACCGGCGGCGAGATCACCGAGTTCGCCCTGCCGGTCTCCGGCTCGTACCCGTCCGCCATCACCGCGGGCCCGGACGGCGGGATGTGGTTCGCGCTCAACCAGGCCAACGCCATCGGGCGGATCGACGCGAGCGGCGAGGTGGCCGTCCACCCCCTGCCGACGCCGGGCGCCGGGCCGGTGGGCGTCTGCGCGGGCGCGGACGCCGTCTGGTTCGTGGAGATCAACGCGGGTCAGGTCGGCCGGATCACCCCGGACGGGACGGTCACCGAGTTCCCGCTGGCCGACCGCGAGGCCCGGCCGCACGCGATCGTCGCCGACGGCCGCGGCAACCACTGGTTCACCGAGTGGGCGGGCAACCGGGTCGGCGTGATCACCTCGGACCTGGAGGTCCGGTCGCACGCCCTGCCCGACGCCCACTCGGAACCGCACGGCATCGCGGTCGGGCCGGACGGCGCGCTGTGGGTCGCGCTGGAGAGCGGCGCCCTGGCCAGGGTCACCCCCCGCTGA